One Gossypium raimondii isolate GPD5lz chromosome 3, ASM2569854v1, whole genome shotgun sequence genomic window carries:
- the LOC105796409 gene encoding uncharacterized protein LOC105796409: protein MEESNNYGHQHPLLLMLNQDQLINYGSGVADCSRCGEKVSAPCFCCVEHCGFYLHKVCAEAPLELNHPFHPHHPLLLMQNAPYSSGRYICNFCGERGNDFVYHCSCPFDFHIKCALFTFNIAENNLKELDHVALQHPLVFTENGDEELEDVAKCFVCWEPLAKYTHFSPDCGFNLHEKCAKLPFKLNHMCHRKHPLVLQFNSEGLSCKVCQETRQINIGFVYGCSPCNFSIHIECVSPSPIIEDKSHQHPFSLILRQAPFICDACGTEGNHAAYACCTCNIIVHKKCISLPHIIKSRWHHHPVSHTYVLHKEHFERLDCMICHIEVNTEYGSYYCVDCNIIFHVNCATRDLDFFYVVSPENEDEKPLDISLNSITNVLERNDAGEATMIEHFKHNHYLTLSDKIREYGNKCCDGCMLLISDSFYYCSECEFFLHKACAELPKMKPIWYHSCQLATLVLTSDHIFRCEICDFLSNGFAYKCNECGSHTCLRCQAIPPDALSCPGHEHPLLFYFDFGGRCSACGLDIEPAYSCKDCNYSVDHFCMLLPTRVSHKCDEHLLALTYHDIHDYSKHHYCDICEQKRDLKRWFYHCTTCDTSAHVKCVLGEYPFIKTGSIYKEGDHPHPVTFVKKIKHYPKCTKCGEPCEELALECAEPE from the coding sequence ATGGAGGAGTCAAACAATTATGGGCACCAACATCCCCTGCTTCTTATGTTGAATCAAGACCAGCTGATCAACTATGGCAGTGGAGTAGCTGACTGCTCGAGGTGTGGGGAGAAGGTGTCTGCACCATGTTTTTGCTGTGTGGAGCATTGTGGGTTTTATCTTCACAAGGTATGTGCCGAGGCACCTTTGGAGCTTAATCATCCTTTTCATCCTCATCATCCTCTTCTTCTTATGCAAAATGCACCTTATTCTTCTGGACGGTACATTTGCAATTTTTGCGGTGAACGCGGTAATGATTTTGTTTATCACTGCTCTTGCCCTTTTGACTTTCATATTAAATGTGctttgtttacatttaatattgcTGAGAATAATTTGAAAGAGCTTGACCATGTTGCCCTTCAACATCCACTggttttcactgaaaatggtgATGAAGAACTTGAAGATGTTGCTAAGTGCTTTGTGTGTTGGGAACCATTAGCAAAGTATACACACTTTTCTCCTGACTGTGGATTTAATTTACATGAGAAATGCGCTAAACTTCCTTTCAAACTGAATCATATGTGCCATCGTAAGCATCCTcttgttctacaatttaataGCGAAGGACTCTCTTGCAAGGTATGCCAAGAAACTCGACAGATAAATATTGGATTTGTGTATGGTTGTTCGCCTTGTAATTTCTCTATTCACATTGAATGTGTATCACCATCACCTATTATTGAAGATAAAAGTCACCAACATCCATTCTCTTTGATCTTGAGACAAGCTCCATTCATTTGTGATGCTTGTGGCACCGAAGGAAATCATGCTGCCTATGCATGCTGCACATGCAACATTATCGTCCATAAAAAATGCATTTCATTGCCACACATTATCAAAAGCAGGTGGCATCACCATCCTGTTTCTCACACATACGTCCTTCACAAAGAACATTTTGAAAGACTGGATTGCATGATATGTCATATTGAGGTCAACACAGAGTATGGAAGTTACTACTGTGTAGATTGCAATATCATCTTCCATGTGAATTGTGCAACTAGAGAtctagattttttttatgttgtttcacCAGAAAATGAAGATGAGAAGCCTCTTGATATATCTTTGAACTCCATCACTAATGTTCTTGAGAGGAATGATGCAGGAGAAGCCACAATGATAGAACATTTCAAGCATAACCACTACTTAACCTTAAGCGACAAAATCAGGGAGTATGGTAATAAATGTTGTGATGGGTGCATGTTGCTGATCTCAGATTCATTCTACTATTGCTCTGAGTGTGAATTCTTTCTTCATAAAGCTTGCGCCGAATTACCAAAGATGAAGCCTATTTGGTATCATTCATGCCAATTAGCAACCCTTGTCCTGACTTCAGACCACATTTTCAGATGTGAAATATGTGATTTCCTTTCTAATGGTTTTGCCTACAAATGCAATGAATGTGGAAGCCACACGTGCCTTCGATGTCAAGCTATTCCTCCTGATGCTCTATCATGTCCAGGACATGAACATCCccttcttttctattttgattttggtgGGCGGTGTAGTGCTTGTGGTTTGGATATAGAGCCCGCATATAGCTGCAAGGATTGCAATTATTCTGTAGATCATTTTTGTATGCTACTACCAACTAGAGTCAGTCACAAATGCGATGAGCATCTTCTTGCACTCACTTATCACGACATTCATGATTATTCAAAACATCATTACTGTGACATTTGTGAGCAAAAAAGAGATCTGAAGCGCTGGTTTTATCATTGCACAACTTGCGACACATCTGCCCATGTGAAATGCGTTCTCGGTGAATATCCATTTATCAAAACTGGGAGC
- the LOC105796410 gene encoding LOW QUALITY PROTEIN: uncharacterized protein LOC105796410 (The sequence of the model RefSeq protein was modified relative to this genomic sequence to represent the inferred CDS: deleted 1 base in 1 codon), which yields MVNFKQFWTKKTLVGLGLGQFLSLLITSTGFSSSELAKRGINAPTSQSFLNYVLLSVVYGSVMLYRRQALKAKWYYYVILGLVDVEANYLVVKAYQYTSITSVMLLDCWSIPSVMLLTYIFLKTKYRYRKIAGVIVCVAGLVMVVFSDVHAGDRSGGSNPRKGDLLVIAGATLYAISNVSEEFLVKNADRVELMSFLGLFGAIISAIQISIVERNELKSIHWTAGAAFPFFGFSLAMFLFYSFVPVLLKMSGSTMLNLSLLTSDMWAVVIRIFAYHEKVDWMYFLAFVAVAVGLIIYSGGDKDDDQSRADVADQGTERSKHFDEEAGFDHLNQGNTVGSSKMGDTSRHDCMTSSGGRETIENMSIGKICKARNHDVFITLDKRNYLL from the exons atggtgaattttaagCAGTTTTGGACGAAGAAGACGTTGGTTGGACTTGGATTGGGTCAATTTTTGTCTCTTCTTATTACTTCTACTGGCTTCTCTTCCTCTGAACTAGCTAAAAgag GAATCAATGCGCCGACGTCCCAGTCTTTTCTAAATTATGTACTGTTGTCTGTTGTGTATGGAAGTGTCATGCTTTATAGAAGGCAAGCGCTTAAG GCAAAATGGTATTATTATGTAATTCTCGGATTGGTAGATGTAGAAGCCAATTATCTTG TGGTGAAGGCGTATCAGTACACGTCTATAACGAGTGTCATGCTGCTAGATTGCTGGTCTATCCCGTCTGTCATGCTTCTTACCTATATATTCTTGAAAACAAAGTATCGATACAGAAAGATAGCTGGTGTGATTGTATGTGTTGCCGGTCTTGTCATGGTTGTGTTTTCAGATGTTCATGCAGGGGATCGATCAG GAGGCAGCAACCCTCGTAAAGGAGATTTACTTGTAATTGCTGGCGCAACACTCTATGCCATTAGCAATGTCAGCGAG GAATTTCTAGTTAAGAATGCCGATAGAGTTGAACTCATGTCGTTTTTGGGTCTCTTCGGCGCCATTATCAGTGCAATCCAAAT AAGCATAGTTGAACGCAATGAACTCAAATCTATTCATTGGACAGCCGGTGCT GCATTTccattttttggattttcatTGGCTATGTTTCTATTCTACTCGTTTGTCCCAGTCTTACTTAAG ATGAGTGGTTCCACAATGCTCAACCTCTCGTTGCTTACCTCGGACATGTGGGCTGTTGTAATCCGAATTTTTGCTTATCATGAAAAG GTTGATTGGATGTACTTTTTGGCCTTTGTTGCAGTAGCTGTTGGACTTATCATTTATTCCGG AGGTGACAAGGATGACGATCAAAGCCGAGCTGATGTTGCCGATCAAGGTACTGAAAGAAGCAAGCATTTTGATGAGGAAGCTGGTTTTGACCACCTCAATCAAGGAAATACCGTTGGAAGCTCGAAAATGGGGGATACTAGCAGGCATGATTGTATGACTAGCTCCGGTGGAAGGGAAACTATCGAGAACATGAGCATTGGA AAGATATGCAAGGCAAGAAATCATGAtgtatttattactttagataaaAGAAACTATCTACTATAG